The following are from one region of the Nitratidesulfovibrio sp. genome:
- a CDS encoding GyrI-like domain-containing protein produces MTCSRLETAPGNVSGTAPGAAPPGGTSAGSSGMGSTVQEASAMSSTGGFADYAPPGADTAFGLPRPECLPLRGDTLRRYEARINRVIDYIAADPARDFTLDELAGAAPFSRFHFHRIFAGLVGETLHAFIRRLRMDRAANLLAFAPTLSVTDVAMYCGFSSSQNFARAFRERFDMTPSEYRRRRHYQTGADREGAYCLLADPFRAHAGNGKARNALSGGPVYEPVMRNEATGRDGAVSPTTHHPESSGTPALPGTVPPHGGMPWFSGDPPYIRLDPDSARSDVMNVEVTEKPAYRVAYLRHIGPYASETIGPVWGRLMAWAGQRGLLRPGVPGFGVSWDNPEVTPPENCRYDACIAIGPEADALELAEAGISVQTLSGGLYAEYRSMIPCDGFFRAWNDMYTQWLPASGWQCDDRPGYELYHDMLGCPAEGPWDVGICVAVRPL; encoded by the coding sequence ATGACGTGTTCTCGGCTCGAAACCGCCCCCGGCAACGTGTCCGGAACCGCACCCGGTGCCGCACCCCCCGGCGGTACCTCCGCCGGTTCTTCCGGCATGGGCAGCACCGTGCAGGAGGCTTCCGCGATGTCATCCACGGGGGGCTTCGCAGACTACGCCCCGCCCGGCGCGGACACCGCCTTCGGCCTGCCCCGCCCGGAATGCCTGCCCCTGCGCGGAGACACCCTGCGCCGGTACGAGGCGCGCATCAACCGGGTCATCGACTACATCGCGGCGGACCCCGCGCGCGACTTCACCCTGGACGAACTGGCCGGGGCCGCGCCCTTTTCGCGCTTTCATTTCCACCGCATCTTCGCCGGGCTGGTGGGCGAGACGCTGCACGCGTTCATCCGCCGCCTGCGCATGGACCGCGCGGCCAACCTGCTGGCCTTTGCCCCGACCTTGAGCGTGACCGACGTGGCCATGTACTGCGGATTTTCCTCGTCGCAGAATTTCGCCCGTGCCTTTCGTGAACGCTTCGACATGACCCCCAGCGAGTACCGCCGCCGCCGCCATTATCAGACCGGCGCGGACCGGGAAGGAGCCTACTGCCTGCTGGCCGACCCCTTTCGCGCGCATGCCGGGAATGGCAAGGCGCGAAACGCCCTGTCCGGCGGCCCGGTGTACGAACCCGTCATGCGTAATGAGGCAACTGGGCGCGACGGGGCGGTCAGCCCCACGACGCACCATCCGGAGTCGTCCGGCACCCCGGCCCTGCCGGGCACGGTTCCTCCGCACGGGGGCATGCCGTGGTTTTCGGGCGACCCGCCATACATCCGGCTGGACCCGGACAGCGCAAGGAGCGACGTCATGAACGTGGAAGTTACGGAAAAGCCCGCCTACCGCGTGGCCTACCTGCGGCACATCGGCCCTTATGCCAGCGAAACCATCGGCCCGGTGTGGGGACGCCTGATGGCCTGGGCCGGGCAGCGCGGCCTGTTGCGGCCCGGTGTGCCAGGATTCGGTGTGAGTTGGGACAATCCGGAAGTGACCCCGCCGGAAAACTGCCGCTATGACGCCTGCATCGCCATAGGGCCGGAGGCGGATGCGCTGGAACTGGCCGAGGCGGGCATCAGCGTGCAGACCCTGTCCGGCGGGCTGTACGCCGAATACCGCAGCATGATTCCCTGCGACGGATTCTTTCGGGCCTGGAACGACATGTACACCCAGTGGCTGCCCGCCAGCGGCTGGCAGTGCGACGACCGCCCCGGCTACGAACTGTACCACGACATGCTGGGGTGCCCGGCGGAAGGGCCGTGGGACGTGGGCATCTGCGTGGCGGTGCGACCGCTGTAG
- a CDS encoding SDR family oxidoreductase yields MIAVTGASGQLGRLVMEGLLARVPADNIVAAVRSPAKVADLAARGVVVRTADYATPETLDAALAGVDRLLLISSSEVGARVPQHRNVIEAAKRAGVGLVVYTSSLHADTTPLGLGAEHRETEALLRASGLPHVLLRNGWYTENYLASLPGALQQGAFVGSAGDGRIASAARADYAAAAVAVLTGEGHTGRVYELAGDTSYTLAELAAEVSRQTGRQIGYTNLPQAEFRAVLVGAGLPEPIADLLADSDAGAARGGLFDDGHQLSALIGRPTTPLATLVEGALKTL; encoded by the coding sequence ATGATTGCCGTAACCGGAGCATCCGGCCAACTGGGCCGATTGGTAATGGAAGGGCTGCTGGCCCGCGTGCCTGCGGACAACATCGTGGCGGCGGTGCGCAGTCCGGCCAAGGTGGCGGACCTGGCCGCCCGCGGCGTTGTGGTGCGCACGGCGGACTACGCAACGCCGGAAACGCTGGATGCGGCCCTGGCGGGCGTGGACCGGCTGCTGCTGATATCTTCCAGCGAGGTGGGAGCGCGCGTGCCGCAGCACCGCAACGTCATCGAGGCCGCCAAACGCGCGGGCGTGGGGCTGGTGGTCTACACCAGCAGCCTGCATGCGGACACCACGCCGCTGGGCCTTGGCGCGGAACACCGCGAAACGGAGGCCCTGCTGCGGGCGTCCGGCCTGCCGCACGTGCTGCTGCGCAACGGCTGGTACACCGAGAATTATCTGGCCAGCCTGCCGGGCGCGCTGCAACAGGGCGCGTTCGTGGGCAGCGCGGGTGACGGGCGCATCGCCTCTGCCGCGCGGGCGGACTACGCGGCGGCCGCCGTGGCCGTGCTGACCGGCGAGGGCCACACGGGCAGGGTGTACGAACTGGCGGGCGATACCTCGTACACTTTGGCGGAACTGGCCGCCGAGGTCAGCCGCCAGACCGGCAGGCAGATCGGGTACACCAACCTGCCGCAGGCGGAGTTCCGTGCGGTGCTGGTGGGCGCGGGGCTGCCGGAGCCCATCGCGGACCTGCTGGCCGATTCCGATGCGGGCGCGGCCAGGGGCGGCCTGTTCGACGACGGGCATCAGCTTTCCGCGCTGATCGGGCGGCCCACCACGCCGCTGGCCACGCTGGTGGAGGGGGCCCTGAAAACGTTGTAG
- a CDS encoding helix-turn-helix domain-containing protein gives MPTATTGTALAPGPTAPAALTSPAALVLRGNLFAEKCPSGQILTHVTSRWGVLILVALLEGTHRFSELRRRIGGVSERMLSQTLQRLEADGFVLRTAYPVVPPHVEYSLTPLGREISGRVRQLTDWIEENLGRIGKEQPARSIE, from the coding sequence ATGCCCACTGCCACAACCGGCACCGCGCTCGCCCCCGGCCCCACGGCCCCTGCCGCCCTCACGTCCCCCGCCGCGCTTGTATTGCGCGGCAACCTGTTCGCGGAAAAATGCCCATCAGGACAGATCCTGACCCATGTCACCAGCCGCTGGGGCGTGCTGATCCTGGTGGCCCTGCTGGAAGGCACGCACCGCTTCAGCGAATTGCGCCGCCGCATCGGCGGAGTGAGCGAACGAATGCTGTCCCAGACCCTGCAACGGCTGGAGGCCGACGGCTTCGTCCTGCGCACCGCCTACCCCGTGGTGCCGCCCCACGTGGAATACAGCCTGACGCCGCTGGGCCGGGAAATCAGCGGGCGGGTCCGGCAATTGACGGATTGGATAGAGGAAAACCTGGGAAGGATCGGCAAGGAACAGCCCGCCAGAAGCATCGAATGA
- a CDS encoding polysaccharide deacetylase family protein: MLAQTTAHPLHAPRAPRQCPGTLACRTSAFFLLSLCIQLVAALTLYPAPTFARDPSVLDGLVLAQRGVSANLCALTFDDGPGQTTEALLNILRDKGVRGTFFVVGSRVHRYPEILKRLVAEGNEVGNHTFTHVSLRQRQPVEQLSEIIRTNEELAKLGIVPRYLRPPYGRYDNATIDAAAAQSMTIALWSVDSRDWRKHDLAAVLPRKSYGVRGVRGVFLFHDNHRETVEALPSLIDRLAEAGCTFVTMSEYVETSGPLCLH; this comes from the coding sequence ATGCTCGCCCAGACCACCGCGCATCCCCTGCATGCACCACGCGCCCCGCGTCAGTGCCCGGGCACGCTTGCGTGCCGCACGTCCGCATTCTTCCTGCTTTCCCTGTGTATCCAGCTTGTTGCAGCGCTGACGCTGTATCCGGCACCAACGTTCGCCCGCGACCCCTCCGTGCTTGACGGCCTGGTCCTGGCCCAGCGCGGGGTCAGCGCCAACCTGTGCGCCCTCACCTTCGACGACGGCCCCGGCCAGACCACGGAGGCGCTGCTGAACATCCTGCGTGACAAGGGCGTGCGGGGCACCTTTTTCGTGGTGGGTTCACGCGTGCACAGGTACCCGGAAATCCTGAAACGCCTGGTGGCCGAGGGCAACGAGGTGGGCAACCACACCTTCACGCATGTCAGCCTGCGCCAGCGCCAGCCCGTGGAACAACTGAGCGAGATCATCCGCACCAACGAGGAACTGGCCAAACTGGGCATCGTGCCGCGCTACCTGCGCCCGCCCTATGGCCGGTACGACAACGCCACCATCGACGCCGCCGCCGCCCAGAGCATGACCATCGCCCTGTGGTCGGTGGACAGCCGCGACTGGCGCAAGCACGACCTGGCCGCCGTCCTGCCGCGCAAGTCCTACGGGGTGCGCGGGGTGCGCGGGGTATTCCTGTTCCACGACAACCACCGCGAGACGGTGGAGGCGCTGCCCAGCCTCATCGACCGACTGGCCGAGGCGGGCTGCACCTTCGTGACCATGTCGGAATACGTGGAAACCTCCGGCCCGCTCTGCCTGCACTGA
- a CDS encoding ABC transporter substrate-binding protein, with translation MRNMLLFLCLSLCLILPATASAADLALSVPLPLTGGQAKFGEIIKKSMDIAVEEINAKGGVKGGKLVLRFEDSQGKPEIARSIAEKIIDVQKQPLLFGEYTSACAKAVAAVAEERKTPYVVVASAADEITQQNYKYIYRINPTNAYYASGLLSFMDKVVKPKTMVILYESSDFGTSGAEEMAKSAEKAGIKVLMKEKYEKGAVDFKPVLSQVKAQNPDVIYMVSYVMDAALLMRQIKELRIDARLFAGGAAGFAIPEFIDNAKDAAEFVVTATLWSPQVSYPGAREFAEKYKAAHGDYPSYHGALAYSSVYVVKDAMERAKALTTEDINAAMKGVDMMTAFGQVKFESRDGYQNQNFIDTLALQVLHGKHETIWPERYASAKPVFPIPKWRERK, from the coding sequence ATGCGCAACATGCTGCTGTTCCTGTGTCTTTCCCTGTGCCTCATCCTGCCCGCCACCGCTTCTGCGGCGGACCTTGCCCTCAGCGTACCGCTGCCGCTTACCGGCGGGCAGGCCAAGTTCGGCGAAATCATCAAGAAGTCCATGGACATCGCCGTAGAGGAAATCAACGCCAAGGGCGGCGTGAAGGGCGGCAAGCTGGTGCTGCGCTTCGAGGATTCGCAGGGCAAGCCCGAAATCGCCCGGTCCATCGCCGAAAAGATCATCGACGTGCAGAAGCAGCCGCTGCTGTTCGGTGAATACACCTCGGCCTGCGCCAAGGCCGTGGCCGCCGTGGCGGAAGAACGCAAGACCCCGTACGTGGTGGTCGCCTCCGCAGCGGATGAAATAACCCAGCAGAATTACAAGTACATCTACCGCATCAACCCCACCAACGCCTACTACGCCTCCGGCCTGCTTTCGTTCATGGACAAGGTGGTCAAGCCCAAGACCATGGTCATCCTGTACGAATCGTCCGACTTCGGCACCTCCGGCGCGGAAGAGATGGCCAAGTCCGCCGAAAAGGCGGGCATCAAGGTGCTGATGAAGGAGAAGTACGAAAAGGGCGCGGTGGACTTCAAGCCCGTGCTCTCGCAGGTCAAGGCCCAGAACCCCGACGTCATCTACATGGTCTCCTACGTCATGGATGCGGCCCTCTTGATGCGCCAGATCAAGGAACTGCGCATCGACGCGCGCCTGTTCGCGGGCGGGGCCGCTGGGTTCGCCATTCCCGAATTCATCGACAACGCCAAGGACGCGGCGGAATTCGTGGTCACCGCCACCCTGTGGAGTCCGCAGGTAAGCTACCCCGGCGCGCGCGAGTTCGCCGAAAAGTACAAGGCCGCCCACGGCGACTACCCCTCGTACCACGGCGCGCTGGCCTACTCTTCCGTGTACGTGGTCAAGGACGCCATGGAACGCGCCAAGGCCCTGACCACCGAAGACATCAACGCCGCCATGAAGGGCGTGGACATGATGACCGCCTTCGGCCAGGTGAAGTTCGAAAGCCGCGACGGCTACCAGAACCAGAACTTCATCGACACCCTGGCCTTGCAGGTGCTGCACGGAAAGCACGAGACCATCTGGCCCGAACGCTACGCCAGCGCCAAGCCGGTATTCCCCATCCCCAAGTGGCGCGAACGCAAGTAG
- a CDS encoding branched-chain amino acid ABC transporter permease: MWVQAEVFLQTLVAGILLGGLYALIGIGMTLILGVMKIINLTHGQLMMVAMYIAFWLFTLFGIDPYVSLLIAPPLMFAFGMLIQKALVNPVLRVESILPHNQVILTVGIGLVLQNMATILFTSDYRSTPVDYATTAFYLSDLWADTPVEISLSLPWAVSFLLSVVITVLLWFFLAHTDTGKSIRATAQDKDAALIMGVNVGLMRVITFGLGSALVACAGCLFIPIYYLFPALGSQFTLIAFVITILGGLGSTLGAILGGLILGVFESMTATYVGMGWAPVGRFVIFVAALVFLPGGVASLLKTRKLSK, encoded by the coding sequence ATGTGGGTGCAAGCCGAAGTGTTTCTGCAAACCCTTGTCGCCGGTATCCTGCTCGGCGGTCTGTACGCGCTCATCGGCATCGGCATGACGCTGATCCTCGGCGTCATGAAGATCATCAACCTCACTCATGGCCAACTGATGATGGTGGCCATGTACATCGCCTTCTGGCTGTTCACCCTGTTCGGCATCGACCCGTACGTGTCGCTGCTCATCGCGCCGCCGCTCATGTTCGCCTTCGGCATGCTGATCCAGAAGGCGCTGGTGAACCCGGTGCTGCGGGTGGAATCCATCCTGCCGCACAACCAGGTCATCCTTACCGTGGGCATCGGCCTTGTGCTGCAGAACATGGCCACCATCCTGTTCACGTCCGACTACCGCTCCACTCCGGTGGACTACGCCACCACCGCCTTCTACCTGTCCGACCTGTGGGCGGACACGCCGGTAGAGATATCGCTGTCGCTGCCGTGGGCGGTGTCGTTCCTGCTTTCGGTGGTCATCACCGTGCTGCTGTGGTTCTTCCTGGCCCATACCGACACGGGCAAGTCCATCCGCGCAACGGCCCAGGACAAGGACGCCGCCCTGATCATGGGCGTGAACGTGGGGCTGATGCGGGTCATCACCTTCGGCCTCGGGTCCGCGCTGGTGGCCTGCGCCGGGTGCCTGTTCATCCCCATCTACTACCTGTTCCCCGCCCTGGGCTCGCAGTTCACGCTCATCGCCTTCGTCATCACCATCCTTGGCGGGCTGGGGTCCACGCTGGGGGCCATCCTGGGCGGGCTGATCCTGGGCGTGTTCGAATCCATGACCGCCACCTACGTGGGCATGGGCTGGGCCCCGGTGGGGCGCTTCGTCATCTTCGTGGCCGCGCTGGTGTTCCTGCCGGGCGGTGTTGCCTCGCTCCTCAAGACCAGGAAGCTCTCGAAATGA
- a CDS encoding branched-chain amino acid ABC transporter permease produces MKNNLVPLVVLAVLAGLPLLGLNSYVMHILILSIMWTLTGMAWNLLGGYCGQVSFGHAAFFGMGAYSAGLIHLHLGLSPWWGFLACLPVVALVALAMGAMVLRLRGPYFVLATLAIGEVLRITCENLTDFTKGTLGIMITRTWVEKTQYYYIILGLALLGFVTCRAIVRSRWGYYFVAIREDQDAAESMGIDTTRYKTIALTVSAMLTGLAGAFYTNYMGYIDPGVVFSLGEISILIIMVVMVGGVATQWGPALGAGIMVILAEYIRSLPLIGVAYQTMFGVLLIVIIIYLPNGLVGDWPVLRRKLLRGGATA; encoded by the coding sequence ATGAAAAACAACCTCGTTCCGCTGGTCGTGCTGGCGGTGCTGGCCGGGCTGCCGCTGCTGGGCCTGAACAGCTACGTCATGCACATCCTCATCCTGTCCATCATGTGGACCCTCACCGGCATGGCCTGGAACCTGCTGGGCGGGTACTGCGGCCAGGTCTCGTTCGGGCATGCCGCGTTCTTCGGCATGGGCGCGTACAGCGCGGGCCTCATCCACCTGCATCTGGGGCTGTCGCCCTGGTGGGGCTTTCTGGCCTGCCTGCCGGTGGTGGCCCTGGTGGCGCTGGCCATGGGCGCGATGGTGCTGCGGCTGCGCGGGCCCTACTTCGTGCTGGCAACCCTTGCCATTGGTGAAGTACTGCGCATCACCTGCGAAAACCTCACCGATTTCACCAAGGGCACCCTCGGCATCATGATCACCCGCACCTGGGTGGAAAAGACCCAGTACTACTACATCATCCTGGGGCTGGCCCTGCTGGGCTTCGTGACATGCCGGGCCATCGTGCGCTCGCGCTGGGGCTACTACTTCGTGGCCATCCGCGAGGATCAGGACGCCGCGGAATCCATGGGCATCGACACCACGCGCTACAAGACCATCGCGCTGACCGTCAGCGCCATGCTCACGGGGCTCGCCGGGGCGTTCTACACCAACTACATGGGGTACATCGATCCGGGGGTGGTGTTCTCGCTGGGCGAAATTTCCATCCTGATCATCATGGTGGTCATGGTGGGCGGGGTGGCCACGCAATGGGGCCCGGCGCTGGGCGCGGGCATCATGGTCATCCTGGCGGAATACATCCGCTCGCTGCCGCTCATCGGGGTGGCCTACCAGACCATGTTCGGCGTGCTGCTCATCGTGATCATCATCTACCTGCCCAACGGGCTGGTGGGCGACTGGCCGGTGCTCCGGCGCAAGCTGCTGCGCGGGGGGGCCACGGCATGA
- a CDS encoding ABC transporter ATP-binding protein — translation MSMLEIRKLSMFFGGLAALHDVNFDVRQGEILALIGPNGAGKTTLFNCVNGFYTPSEGQVLFKGSPITGLKPHKVCQLGIARTFQVVKPLSRMSVFDNVLASSFLRNPTRKGAQDVADEVLHFTGLWEDRDQLSKGLPLGKRKRLEIARALATQPEFLLLDESFAGLNPAELDVSIDIIRGIRQQGITVMIIEHHMKVIMAISDRIVVLNFGQKIAEGTPAEISADKQVVEAYLGEEHGA, via the coding sequence ATGAGCATGCTCGAAATCCGCAAGCTGTCCATGTTCTTCGGCGGGCTGGCCGCCCTGCACGACGTGAACTTCGACGTGCGCCAGGGCGAGATACTGGCCCTCATCGGCCCCAACGGCGCGGGCAAGACCACCCTGTTCAACTGCGTGAACGGCTTCTACACCCCGTCGGAAGGGCAGGTGCTGTTCAAGGGCAGCCCCATCACCGGGCTGAAGCCGCACAAGGTCTGCCAGTTGGGCATTGCCCGCACCTTCCAGGTGGTCAAGCCGCTGTCGCGCATGAGCGTGTTCGACAACGTGCTGGCGTCGTCCTTCCTGCGCAACCCCACCCGCAAGGGCGCGCAGGACGTGGCCGATGAGGTGCTGCACTTCACCGGGCTGTGGGAAGACCGGGACCAGTTGTCCAAGGGGCTGCCGCTGGGCAAGCGCAAGCGGCTGGAAATTGCCCGCGCGCTGGCCACCCAGCCGGAATTCCTGCTGCTGGACGAATCGTTCGCGGGGCTGAACCCGGCGGAACTGGACGTGTCCATCGACATCATCCGGGGCATCAGGCAGCAGGGCATCACCGTCATGATCATCGAGCACCACATGAAGGTGATCATGGCCATTTCGGACCGCATCGTGGTGCTGAACTTCGGCCAGAAGATCGCCGAGGGCACGCCTGCGGAAATCAGCGCCGACAAGCAGGTCGTTGAAGCATACCTGGGGGAGGAGCACGGTGCTTGA
- a CDS encoding ABC transporter ATP-binding protein: MLEVRNIDVAYGDVQVIWDVSFRVGKGEIVAMIGANGAGKSTIMRTVSGVLRPGKGEILLAGEAIHTVEPYTLIEKGLAHVPEARRLFPEMSVEENLDMGSLRGQARKERARTKERVFSIFPRLSERRRQASGTLSGGEQQMLAIGRGLMALPRLIMFDEPSLGLAPILVQDIFNVIRTVRDEGMTVLIVEQNVRQTLALCDRAYVLENGRITQEGAGADLLRDPHVKAAYLGV, translated from the coding sequence GTGCTTGAGGTACGCAACATCGATGTCGCCTACGGCGACGTGCAGGTGATCTGGGACGTCTCGTTCCGGGTGGGCAAGGGCGAGATAGTGGCCATGATCGGCGCCAACGGCGCGGGCAAGTCCACCATCATGCGCACCGTGTCGGGCGTGCTGCGCCCCGGCAAGGGCGAGATACTGCTGGCGGGCGAGGCCATCCACACCGTGGAACCGTACACCCTCATCGAAAAGGGGCTGGCCCACGTGCCCGAGGCGCGGCGGCTGTTTCCCGAAATGAGCGTGGAGGAAAACCTGGACATGGGATCGTTGCGCGGGCAGGCCCGCAAGGAGAGGGCACGCACCAAGGAGCGGGTGTTCTCCATCTTCCCGCGCCTGTCCGAACGGCGCAGGCAGGCATCCGGTACCCTGTCCGGCGGCGAACAGCAGATGCTGGCCATAGGCCGGGGGCTGATGGCCCTGCCCCGGCTGATCATGTTCGACGAGCCGTCACTAGGGCTTGCGCCCATCCTGGTACAGGATATCTTCAATGTCATCCGCACGGTGCGCGACGAGGGCATGACCGTGCTCATCGTGGAGCAGAACGTGCGGCAGACGCTGGCCCTGTGCGACAGGGCCTACGTGCTGGAGAACGGACGCATCACCCAGGAAGGGGCCGGGGCCGACCTGCTGCGCGACCCCCACGTGAAGGCCGCGTATCTCGGGGTGTAG
- a CDS encoding CBS and ACT domain-containing protein, whose protein sequence is MLVKDWMTTHVYTVTPDDSISSAAALMRERNVKHLPVVENDLLVGMLSDRDIKAYLPSKGTSLDIYEINYLLAKTKVSQAMTRPVVSIPAETPIEDAAMIMHDRDFGCLPVTEPAPGGQRVAGIISDNDLFRVMVDITGVRGGGHRLALVLPDRPGSIKEAGDLVRARGFRLQSIMSTNEKAAPGTRYVVLRTRGEGDWDGLVEDIGKSPFHLVHAL, encoded by the coding sequence ATGCTGGTCAAGGACTGGATGACCACCCACGTCTACACGGTGACGCCCGACGATTCCATCTCGTCCGCGGCGGCCCTGATGCGCGAGCGCAACGTGAAGCACCTGCCCGTGGTCGAAAACGATCTGCTGGTGGGCATGCTGTCCGACCGCGACATCAAGGCCTACCTGCCCTCCAAGGGCACATCGCTGGATATCTACGAAATCAACTACCTGCTGGCCAAGACCAAGGTCAGTCAGGCCATGACCCGCCCGGTGGTTTCCATACCCGCGGAAACGCCCATCGAGGACGCGGCCATGATCATGCACGACCGCGACTTCGGCTGCCTGCCGGTGACGGAGCCCGCCCCCGGCGGCCAGCGGGTGGCGGGCATCATCTCGGACAATGACCTGTTCCGGGTCATGGTGGACATCACCGGCGTGCGCGGCGGTGGCCACCGGCTGGCGCTGGTGCTGCCCGACCGGCCCGGCTCCATCAAGGAGGCGGGCGACCTGGTGCGGGCACGCGGCTTCCGCCTGCAAAGCATCATGTCCACCAACGAAAAGGCCGCCCCCGGCACCCGCTACGTGGTGCTGCGCACCAGGGGCGAGGGCGACTGGGACGGACTGGTGGAGGACATCGGAAAGAGCCCGTTCCACCTGGTGCACGCGCTGTAG